CAGTACATAGCTTACAGCCTAGGTTCAGAACACGCCGTTTAATAAATGAAAAAGAACTCGATGAGGCAAACTGTGGGCGCCAATTAATCTTGTCACTACACTGTGGGAACAATCCAGCAACAGTCGAGCGAAACGTTTGTGCTTTGCCTTTCTGCTGATCGCTATGTTTCAAATAAACCTTTAAAGCTTTCGAATCAGAAATGACAAAAAACCACGAAAGACGTTACAAAAGACGTTTCCAAAGCCAGTTCAGTTTTCACGGGCGCCGTCGTAATAGCGAAACTGTGCGGGCAATCAAGAGCCGAGGGAGCGATGAAACTGGGTATTTCGTCTTCGTCTTAGGTTGACGAAGAAGGCTACGAATTTCCTGCTGTCGCTGCAACAAGAACGAGAGCTCCAGGCAGTGTGAAAATGTCCGGCGACGAAGATGACTATATGTCGGCGAACTTCCTCGCCGAAAGGTTTCTCTAGCTTTTGTAGTCAGTTTACACTTGCGTCACATCTAATGTGGACTTGCTTTCGTACTGGCACGTCAGGGAAAAGCGGTCTAGAGGACATGAAAGTTAAGGACGCATAGTTACGACCTCTCTCTACGAATTCGACTCGGGCTGCTGTACTAAATCGCTTAAAATCACTTCACGTCGTGTAGATTGCATGCACCCATTCATTTTAATCAACGCTGCCTATTGGAATCTCGTACGAATCTCAAGGGGTAGTTTGCTGTGTCCGTTATCCGATCTAACTATCATATTCGTATGATTTAATAAACAAACTTCagaaccagtaaaaaaaaaaatattttagccGTGCCAACTCCAGAAACGCCGTCGGGGTGCTTGCTGTCAAACGTGGGCTGTATCCAGGCTACGGCGGCCGCATAAGTTTCGAAAAAACGCCCGGCCGTGTGCTGTCCAGTGTCAGTATTCGATAAATAACCCcttggaagggataaaggaaggagtgaaagaagaaaggaaagaggtgccatagtggagggctccggaagcatttcgaccacctggggatctttaacgtgcactgacatcgcacagcacacgggcgccttagcgttttgcctttataaaaacgcagccgccgctttatttttttatggaggaaaaacgcctggcggtcgaaattaatcgagcactccactgcggcgtctGTCGTAACCTACGCGCAGCATCTGGACATTAAATCTAATATACAATACCTTTTTATGAACAAGAGCATTAAGCGGAATTTACATCACAGTTTCACTTTCCCTTTCATTTTCAAGTGAGGACTTGCGGCCTGGGTTGGTCCACAGCCGCACCACCAAGCGGCGCTTTGAGGCTGAAAAGAAGCACCATGAAGCGAACAAAATGAGTCGCACTAAGTCGACAAAGCAGCTCATGGAAGACACACGTACCGAAGCCCTCAGCAAACCGCTGGGCGAGGATAACAAAGGATTCAACCTCCTCAAGATGATGGGGTTCAAGCCTGGGATGACGCTTGGCAGGGCCGAAAGTGCAGGTTGGATGCCTCATACTACAACTGTCTTTCTGAATTCTACGTGGTTACCTAGAGTCACTCACTGCTTTGTTCTCCACGAAAGCAGTAAATCGCCTTGTTTTTCACTCTTGAAACGATCACAGTTATATGTGTTAATACGGTGAACTCTCATTAATTTGAGCTTGTTTTATATGAGCTTCTGGTTTATGTGAACTGACTATTTGGTTTATTCAACATCAAATATATTATAAAAATTGCTTTTAAATCAAACTGTGCATAATTCGAACAAATTTTCAGTTCCGTTCGAGTTCCAGTTGAAAAGTATCAGCTGTATAGCTCATTATAGGGTACATTAAAAAAGGCAGACCCTCATTATTAATTTGTCACATCGTTTTGCAGTGAAAACGGTTCTTTACTCATTGAACATGCTCAAATTATCTTCCATTCCAACTAGCAAAACTGTTACTGACATCACAAGTGAGAATGGATTTGCTTGCCACAGTGGCCACATTGTACTTGCCGTAATGTCAAGTGCTCTAGAgaccacatgaaaaaaaaaagtttgtttgtTGCTCGATTTTACCGGCCATGGTGTTTCAGTGGCTTTGGTTTTCAGCTGATAATCCCACGGTCACGGGATCACATCCTGACCGTGACTTCCATATTTCGGAGCAGGCAAAGTACAAAAACGCCCACATACTAGCAATGTCTGCACAAAGTAAAAAATCCCCGGTGGTCAAATTAAACCGAAGCCTCCACTATGCCGTTCCATGTGTCGCTTCGAGACACTAAACTCCATCATTTACAATTTGTTGTTCGATATCGAGCCATTCATATTCTTTAAACGCTTGTCATGCTTTATTGTGAGAGTACTTGTCAGAGAATTGAGCCACTGATTTCAAGATCGGCCATGTCTTGGGAGCAATGGTGGTTTTCTGTGAGGTGGGCAAGTTGTGTGAAGAGTGTATGGAACTCGGTTATAATGCTACTATGCGCGAAGACGTCATGAGTGAAATTTCTCTCCCTGCAGGGAGCTCTCTCAAGGAGCCCATCCCCATTGTTGTCCGAAAAAATCGTGGTGGGCTGGGCCAGGAGGCCGAGGCAAGGGAGAGAATCGAGGCCAGGCTAAAGACGACTTCCGAGGCGGAGTGCAACCGGATGGCCGAGAAGTTTAGGAACGACAAGCGCAGCAAGGCACTGTCACGACAGGCTGAGGCAGACCTGCGGAAGAGCCAACGGGCATGCTACAACCTCGACATAGTGAAGGTAGTGCTGGTTATTTAACCCCTTTCGTCACGATGACTCCAAATGTGTATGTAGCTGGTTTGGTTTCGGGTTTGCTAACTGTTTCGATCACAAAACAAAATGGCTAAGGGGCAGGACGGTGGCCTCGGCCCGCTTGCCAGCGTTTCGACAAGTGGATTTGGTAAAGACAGGTGCTCTTGTTGAAACATTGGCTTGCGAACTGAGGCTCCACccaatttatattttttttgctgcaagaaCCTTGTCCTTCCGCATTCTGTCTACCATATCTGTTTGGATGGCTTGTGCTACAGATAGCTGCACTTTATATTTGGAACCCATTGCGACAAGCCATGCAGATCCACTTGAAGCCAGGTGTTCAGAATGAGCGCAGAAAATTGGTTTCAGGGTGGATGCCTCTGCATCTTATTGTGGTTCCAGTAAGGCAGCAGTGAATGTTTTTGAGCTTTCGATTTTCCACAATATTTATATTTGAAACGTGCACACTGGGAACATGCAACCCCCCTGATCTTGAATGTTAGTGGTTATGAATGGGTTGCAATTAATGGGGAGTGGGGGAAAGGGGGAGAGGAGGGGCATAAAGCCAGTCACTCTCTTAGGGAGAAATTTTATGTCAGAAAACTATGCTAAACCCCATTTTTCGGCACAAGAAGTTCAAGAAATACATGGTTTAAATGGGACTGCAGCCCCCCTCCCTTCGACCACCTCCTCTAAGAGTGACCCTCAAGTCGACCCTGAGTGATGCTAGGGCCTATTAATGCTGTGAAATATCACTTGATCAAGTGTTGACATGCTGAACGCTTAAATTTGTTTAGGAACTTTTTGAGGTTATTTTCATTATCTATTTGTCCTTTGCTGTGGCTATTTTTACGCCTAATGCAATGCAGAGGTCCTCAATCTTATTGGCCTCAGGGAATCCCAAAAGCTCTCAAGAAGTGCTAAAGAACAGACTTGTCTTGGCTTTCGCCCCTTCCTACTTCACATGCCtgcaaaacaagaagaaaaagcatTCATACACATGGTCTCTGAAAATAGAAGAGAAGGAGCCAAATTCAATCAATAATGACTAGTGGCATAGTGAAACATTCAGCTATGAGGAAttagtaaaacctcgttgatacttTCCCGGTCCATACGCTCAAAATCACAGCCGTTAAAATTGCCCCATTCAGTTACACGATTCTTCTCCTGGCTAACATGTTCCCGGATAACACGGTTTACCGGCTACTACGTTAAAATTTCTTATAGTTTCTGCTCATGCAATACATTTAGCGACCAACTGCTCGTGTGCGAGTACATACTTGGGCTGACCGGGGGGGACGCGACATGAAGAGCTGAAATGCAGCGGCTG
The genomic region above belongs to Amblyomma americanum isolate KBUSLIRL-KWMA chromosome 9, ASM5285725v1, whole genome shotgun sequence and contains:
- the LOC144104218 gene encoding G patch domain-containing protein 11 — translated: MSGDEDDYMSANFLAESEDLRPGLVHSRTTKRRFEAEKKHHEANKMSRTKSTKQLMEDTRTEALSKPLGEDNKGFNLLKMMGFKPGMTLGRAESAGSSLKEPIPIVVRKNRGGLGQEAEARERIEARLKTTSEAECNRMAEKFRNDKRSKALSRQAEADLRKSQRACYNLDIVKDISEPEQPWFWPPAKAKVDVDGEVRNVVCLDEDVADGGVVSSDDALMMRHTNLDESEEDEEEEEEDVDPFERLKILTQYLRQHHHYCIWCAIRFDGDEDMATNCPGPAREDHDDE